A DNA window from Loxodonta africana isolate mLoxAfr1 chromosome 7, mLoxAfr1.hap2, whole genome shotgun sequence contains the following coding sequences:
- the LOC135232147 gene encoding olfactory receptor 5P67-like produces MDKAQYKKPENVQMRINLATSWVILAKLLNLPFLNQLHRLMDSPVDGNHTAVTEFILLGLTEDPTLRVTLFMVVQCICLVTISGNLSTIILIRISPQLHHPMYLFLSHLALTDIGYSSSVKPSMLVNFLVEKNTISYLGCGIQLGSAAFFGPLGCFLLAAMAYDHFVAICNPLLYSTKMSTKVLAPSFSAGSIIVVTVFVIAISYVYNLIIILKMHSTEGRHKPFSTCTSHLTTVTVFYGTITFIYTLNPDPLSTGQPVGYRQVSQRTRLWAGALRFSQAVAEAGAAGAVGTPAVQPGRPSGWAHSALCHLTSLPPVTVLLPPPVPLASACSSSTRSIGNSSDEDDWKLAPKRFLTWC; encoded by the exons ATGGACAAAGCCCAGTATAAAAAGCCAGAGAATGTGCAGATGAGGATCAACCTGGCCACTAGCTGGGTGATCCTGGCTAAACTTCTTAACTT GCCCTTTTTGAACCAGCTACATCGTCTCATGGATTCCCCGGTGGATGGAAACCACACTGCAGTGACAGAGTTCATTTTATTGGGCTTAACAGAAGATCCTACCCTTCGGGTCACCCTCTTCATGGTCGTCCAGTGCATCTGTCTGGTGACCATATCTGGCAATCTCAGCACAATCATCCTTATCAGAATCTCTCCTCAGCTCCATCATCCTATGTATCTTTTCCTGAGCCACTTGGCTTTGACTGACATAGGCTATTCATCCTCTGTCAAACCCAGTATGCTTGTAAACTTCCTGGTGGAGAAAAATACCATCTCCTATCTTGGATGTGGGATCCAACTTGGATCAGCTGCTTTCTTTGGACCACTTGGGTGTTTTCTTCTGGCTGCCATGGCCTATGATCACTTTGTAGcaatctgcaacccactgctttaTTCAACTAAAATGTCCACAAAAGTCT TGGCCCCCTCATTTTCTGCTGGCTCCATCATTGTGGTCACAGTGTTTGTCATAGCCATCTCCTATGTCTACAACCTCATCATCATCCTGAAGATGCACTCCACCGAGGGCCGCCACAAGCCCTTCTCCACCTGCACCTCCCACCTCACTACAGTCACTGTGTTCTATGGGACAATTACATTCATTTAC ACCCTGAACCCAGACCCCCTTAGCACTGGACAACCAGTGGGATATAGGCAGGTGAGTCAGAGGACTCGGCTCTGGGCAGGGGCTCTTAGGTTTTCTCAGGCAgtggctgaggctggggctgcGGGGGCTGTGGGTACTCCTGCAGTTCAGCCTGGCAGACCATCTGGCTGGGCCCACTCTGCCCTCTGCCACCTGACTTCCTTACCTCCTGTGACTGTGCTCCTACCACCACCTGTTCCACTGGCCTCTGCCTGCAGCTCCAGCACTAGGAGTATTGGCAACAGCAGCGATGAGGACGACTGGAAGCTGGCTCCCAAAAGGTTTTTAACATGGTGTTAG
- the LOC135231960 gene encoding olfactory receptor 5P76-like gives MDTLVDGNHTAVTEFILLGLTQDPTVRVTLFMVILCIYLVTISGNLSTIILIRISPQLHRPMYFFLSHLAFTDIGFSSSVTPNMLVNFLVERNKISYLGCAIQLGSGAFFGTVECFLLAAMAYDRFAAICNPLLSSTKMSMHVCDQFFSVAYVGSFLNASSFTISFFSLFFCGPNQVNHFSCDFAPLVELSCSDVSIPAVVTSFSAGSIIVITVFIIAISYTYILITVMKMRSTEGRHKAFSTCTSHLTAVTLYYGTTTFIYVMPKSSYSTDQNKVLSLFYTVAIPMLNPLIYTLRNNEIKGALKRQLGRKIFS, from the coding sequence ATGGATACCCTGGTGGATGGGAACCACACTGCAGTGACAGAGTTCATCTTATTGGGCTTAACACAAGATCCTACCGTTCGGGTCACCCTCTTCATGGTTATTCTATGCATCTATCTGGTGACCATATCTGGCAATCTCAGCACAATCATCCTTATCAGAATCTCTCCTCAGCTCCATCgtcctatgtatttttttctgagcCACTTGGCTTTCACTGACATAGGCTTTTCATCCTCTGTCACACCCAATATGCTTGTAAACTTCCTGGTGGAGAGAAATAAAATCTCCTATCTTGGATGTGCTATCCAACTTGGATCAGGTGCTTTCTTTGGGACAGTTGAGTGCTTTCTTCTGGCTGCCATGGCTTATGATCGCTTTGCAGCAATCTGTAACCCACTGCTTTCTTCAACTAAAATGTCCATGCATGTGTGTGATCAGTTCTTCTCTGTGGCTTATGTAGGTAGTTTTCTCAATGCTTCCTCCTTTAcgatttccttcttttctttattcttctgtggaCCAAATCAGGTCAATCATTTTTCCTGCGACTTTGCTCCTTTAGTTGAACTTTCCTGTTCTGATGTCAGTATCCCTGCAGTGGTCACCTCATTTTCTGCTGGCTCCATCATTGTGATCACAGTGTTTATCATAGCCATCTCCTACACCTACATCCTCATCACAGTCATGAAGATGCGCTCCACTGAGGGCCgccacaaggccttctccacctgcaccTCCCACCTCACTGCAGTCACTCTGTACTATGGGACCACTACATTCATTTATGTGATGCCCAAGTCCAGCTACTCTACTGACCAGAACAAGGTGCTGTCTCTGTTCTACACGGTGGCAATTCCCATGTTGAACCCCCTCATCTACACTCTCAGAAATAATGAGATTAAGGGTGCTCTCAAGAGACAACTtggtagaaaaatattttcttaa